CCCGCCGCAAGCCTCGACACGGCGACGCTCGGTTCCGTTTACCATGAATTGCCCGACCGCCAGGCCTACTGCGCCGAGATTCATCGCGCCCTCAAGCCCGGCGGCCGGGTGATCATCTGCGACTGGCGGCCGTTGCGGCCCGACGAGGACCGCGAGGCCGGGCCGCCGAACGATCACCGGGTTGCCGTCGCCCAGGCCGCGCGTGAATTGGCGGCGGCCGGGTTCGTCGATCCGCAAATCGACGAAACCCTGC
The window above is part of the Myxococcales bacterium genome. Proteins encoded here:
- a CDS encoding class I SAM-dependent methyltransferase, translated to PAASLDTATLGSVYHELPDRQAYCAEIHRALKPGGRVIICDWRPLRPDEDREAGPPNDHRVAVAQAARELAAAGFVDPQIDETLPAMWILTAFRKKPEKS